One genomic window of Micromonospora sp. WMMD1128 includes the following:
- a CDS encoding helix-turn-helix transcriptional regulator: protein MHVDPRFGARLRALRVGRGLSLRALGQLAHRGKSHLHDLETGAKAPTSETARHLDEILQAGGALVRLVGLPVDHDAEADELLARVRASDVSVETLSRIEAGVDDLASAYATTPPVDLLPMVRRHLAYVGRLLDGRGTLAQRRRLIVAGGWLTVLRATVHIDLEQHSAAGAHLVAAAKLAGHGEHAEIQAWCLETRAWDRLTRGEHRQALELAQQAQRVAPRGSSAYIQATAQEARVWARVGDVRRTRDALDRLERLTANLSVPEQAEHHYRYDPTKALAYTATTLSWAGDPAAEQVARVVLAELDPRGDGGDRPRRSASARLDLALALVAADQPDEASAVAAEAIRSGRVVPSNWWRAGEVLRRVEQTGATEVSALREVYETYRPAS from the coding sequence ATGCACGTCGATCCGCGTTTCGGGGCTCGGTTGCGGGCGCTGCGTGTGGGCCGTGGGTTGTCGCTGCGGGCGCTTGGGCAGCTCGCGCATCGGGGCAAGAGCCACCTGCACGATCTGGAGACCGGCGCCAAGGCCCCGACGTCCGAGACGGCTCGGCATCTCGATGAAATTCTTCAGGCCGGCGGGGCACTCGTGCGGCTTGTCGGCCTGCCCGTCGACCACGATGCGGAGGCCGATGAACTGCTGGCTCGGGTGCGTGCCAGTGACGTGAGCGTCGAGACGCTGAGCCGGATCGAGGCGGGCGTCGACGATCTGGCGAGCGCGTACGCGACCACGCCGCCGGTGGACCTGCTTCCGATGGTGCGGCGGCATCTGGCGTACGTGGGTCGGCTGCTCGACGGCCGGGGCACCCTTGCGCAGCGGCGGCGTCTGATCGTTGCCGGCGGCTGGCTGACCGTGCTGCGGGCGACTGTGCACATCGACCTTGAGCAGCATTCCGCAGCCGGCGCGCACCTGGTTGCCGCTGCCAAGCTCGCCGGACACGGCGAGCATGCGGAGATCCAGGCGTGGTGCCTGGAAACCCGGGCATGGGACCGGCTCACCCGGGGCGAGCACCGGCAGGCGCTCGAACTGGCGCAGCAGGCCCAGCGGGTGGCACCTCGCGGAAGCTCGGCGTACATCCAGGCGACGGCGCAGGAGGCAAGGGTGTGGGCGCGCGTGGGTGATGTCCGGCGGACCCGCGATGCGCTGGACCGGTTGGAGCGGCTGACCGCGAACCTGTCCGTGCCGGAGCAGGCCGAGCATCACTACCGGTACGACCCGACGAAGGCGTTGGCGTACACGGCGACGACGCTGTCCTGGGCCGGCGACCCGGCTGCGGAGCAGGTCGCCCGGGTCGTGTTGGCGGAGTTGGATCCGCGCGGAGACGGCGGCGACCGCCCTCGGCGCTCCGCGTCCGCACGTCTCGACCTGGCCTTGGCGCTGGTCGCGGCCGATCAGCCCGACGAAGCGAGCGCGGTCGCCGCCGAGGCGATCCGCTCCGGGCGGGTGGTGCCGTCGAACTGGTGGCGGGCAGGAGAGGTACTCCGGCGGGTCGAGCAGACCGGTGCGACAGAGGTGTCGGCGCTGCGCGAGGTCTACGAGACGTACCGGCCCGCGTCCTGA